The following is a genomic window from Marinococcus sp. PL1-022.
TGGCGTATACGATCCGCGATCGGCAGGATACCACCCTGGTGCTCGACACCCTGGAACGGGCCTGCGCGGGCCGGGAAACCAGCGGTACGATCCTCCACAGCGATCAGGGCTGCCAGTACACGTCTTATGCCTTTCAGGAAGCAGCTCACAAAAAAGGCATTATCACAAGCATGTCGCGCCGAGGCAACTGCTTTGATAATGCCGTCATTGAATCCTTCCATTCCTCGCTAAAGTCGGAAGGATTCCGCACCCCACGAGGGGTGCCCCTAACGTCTACCATTATACTAGAAAACGTGCAGACGTACATGTATTATTACAATTATCAGCGACCCTTTACGAAATTAGCCTTCCACACGCCGGTGGAATACCGAACGGCAGAAGGCTAGGTGCTTTATCTTGTCTCATATTTCTAGGTCAGTGCAAAACCAAGAGCCTGGCTTTTTTATTACGGAAAGTACATCAACCACTGGAAAAATATTATAACTCCTGCTGCAATAGCTGCGTACTTCAATACTTGCTTTCCGTTTCCAACAAAAAAATATACCGCACCGGCAATGAAACCCAGCCATCCTAAACCAAATATCGAAAATAATATAAAAATCCCAAACGATATTAAAAGCATCTTTACCGTTTCTTTTTTTATAAAGAAAGCTTCTTCTGTAGCTCCAGCACGTTTGTTTTCATTGCTGTGTGAGCTATTGCTCTTTTTTTGATAGTTATTATTTTCTACATCATTCTCTTCTAACCACTTTTCAATGTCCTGTTCCTGATCCTGATTCAAATAAGAAACAATCTCGTATATATTAATGTACAAAGGATGGTTCTTACGCAAATTATTTTCTTCATAGAGAGCTATCATCCAATAAGCTACCTGAAGACGTTCAACAGACCCTTCCGGCACTGTTTTCAGTTTTTCAACAGCTTCCGCTTTTGCTTCCGGATCACCAAGGTTAAAAGCTAATAATAAAATTTCTTTATACATCATCGCTTTCTCTATTGATTCAAATCTTAACGCATTAGTTCGCAATGATTGAAGAGCCTGTTCCGATCGTCCAATTTCATTTAAAAGTCGAGATTCTTTCAAGCACCAGTCAATATCACCCGTAAGTTCAATTAATTTCCGCACAAGATTTATCGCTTCTTTATGTTCTTTTATACTTTCTTTAACATCAACACCCAATATTAAACAGTCAATATTATTTGGCGTTTCGCGTAATAGTTTTTCGGAAATAATATTTGCTTCTATGCCATCCCCCTTATGAAGGAAAGCATAAGCCTTACACTGTAAAGCTTCTCTATTTCCCGGAGACTCTTTTAAAATCTGGTTGGTAATCGAAATAGCTTTATTGAAATCGCCCTGTTTAAGACTTCTCCAAGCGTCCTCCAATCTCTTACTATCATTTGAATTATTACTCCCTTGTTCGTCATATTCCCTGCGTTTATTATTATCCTTAAGTGTTTTAAAAGCCTCTGTGAGCAATTGAAACTCTTTTGGGTGCGTTTCATTAGAGTACTCACGGATTAAAGTAAAATAAGCTTGCTTTATTTCTGCTTCAGAAGCATTTGGTGCCAGATTCAACCTCTCGTAATAACTCATTGTATCTTTAACCATCTTTTACCCCTCTTTAGTTGTTTACACGTACTCAATTAATAAATCAGTAACCTCCCCCTGACGCTGACGAACTTTTTCAGTTTTTCCTTCTTTCAAGGCAGCATGGAGCATCTCAATTTTCTTTTCCATTTTTTGTTTTTGGTCTCCCTCTAATTGTTCGGCACGTTTTTCTGCTTTATAAATAGTGCTTTTCGCTCTGGAAAACAAATCTGAATGATCCCATTCATCGGCAATTTTAATCTGAGATTGAGATACTTCCACGTCACTCATTACGCCTTTTTGCGATTGAATGGCCTGTTGAATTTTTTTACCGGTACTGTTAATTACGGCTTCAACCTGCAATATACCATTGATATCGTATTCAAAAGTAACATTAATAGTTTCTTCACCTGCAGGAGCTTCAGGCACTCCTTTGAGGATCATATCATCAGCCAGTAGAATATTATCCTTCACGTACGGATTTTCTCCTTGATAAATATTAATTTTCACTTCTGTTTGGTTGTCTTCCATAGTGTAGTACGGCTTCGTTTCAGTTACTGGAATTGTTTCGTTTCTTGGAATAATTTCATCAAAGTACCCGTGAACTATCGTATCATTTACATATTTGCTAACTTCTACGCCAAGGGTGTAAGGGCAGACATCAATGACTACCAACCCTTTTGCTTTATCAACAGTCCCCTCTTTAATTCCGCCTTGAATAGCGGCTCCCAATGCTACAGCTTCGTCCGGGTTTACTGTTTTCAAAGGTGTTCTATTAAATTTATTTTCTACTGTTTCTTGAACGCATGGGATTCTGGTGGAGCCGCCGACTAAGAGAATCTCACTTACATCGGAAACATCAAGTCCAGCGTCAGTTAAAGCTTTTTCTACTTCTTTCATCGAAAGCTTTACTAATGGATCAATTAACTTTTCAAATTCAGCACGGCTAAGCTCTAAATCAATACTAATGGGAGCATTTTCATGAATACCCAAAAATGGAATTTGAATTTTAGCTACAGTTTGTGCAGATAAAGTTTTCTTTGCCTTCTCTGCTGCTTCTTTAAGAAGTGCTTCCCGTCTTAATTGTTCGCTTTCGTCAGCATCGACGTAAACATTGAAGCCTTTCTCCTTCTCAAATGTTTCAGTTATCCAATCAACAATTTTTTTATCAAAATCCATGCCGCCTAACTCATTATTACCAGCACTTGATTTTACTTGAAGAACACCATTGAACATTTCTACTATTGAGACGTCAAAGGTGCCGCCGCCCAGATCATAAACTAGCAAGTGCTGATTTTTATCAACATTCTCAAATCCAAAAGCCATTGCAGCTGCTGTAGGCTCGTTGATAAGACGATCCACTTTAAAACCAGCCAGTTCCCCAGCTTTTTGAGTAGCTTTTCTTTGAGCGTCACTAAAATATGCCGGCACTGTAACTACAGCTTCCGTTACTTCTTCTGCAAGCATTTCTTCTGCACTTTTCTTTAAATACGTTAAAATATGGGCAGAAATTTCTTCTGCTCTATATGATTCTTCTCCCATGGAGACCTTTTCTTCTGAGCCCATCAACCGTTTCACTTCAAGTACTGTTTGACTTGTTAAACTTGGGTATGAATCCTTTGCTTCCTGCCCTACAATAATTTCTCCGTTGAAATTCATTTGTACAATAGAAGGAGTCACCCTGCCTCCTTCTTTATTTGGAATTATTTCTGGGTGACCATTCTTTAAAACTGATACTGCTGAATTTGTTGTTCCTAAATCAATTCCGATAATAGCCATACTACGTTTCCCCCTAATTGTTTTCTTCTACTGTTACTACGATTGCTTTTTTCAATATTTTTTTTGTTGTTTTGTCTTTAAATCCCCGACCTTGGGTAGCATATACATAGTACGGCTCTAAATCAGGAGCCTGCTCTTGGGAAACAGTGCCTCTGCTCACCATTTCCCGCCCTTCAATTCTAGTGTTTTGAGTATTGATTGACTCGAGCCCGAACTCATTTAATATTTCGAGTACTTTTACTTCAAGCGCTTTAATTTTTTCCCGGAAGTCTATTTCGAATTGAGCCTGAAGAAGAGCATTAGTAAGTATTTCGATAGATTCGTACGTTTTTAATAAATAATTAGTGTAAGTACTTCTTAATTCTTCCCATTTTTCAATATAAGGTTTTAACTGCTCTTCCAACTCTAAATTTTCATTTGCGCCTTGCTTAGCGATATCGGGGAAATTAGGAAGAATATTTAAACAATCCCTATTTTTGAGGTCTCTTTTTTCTTTCGCTTCTTCTAAGGCTTGATTTAAATATAAAATTAAATTTTCGTACTGAAATTCCCGCTCTTCGTTTTCTTCAATGAATATTAACGGAGGCTCTCCATTTTTGCTCATTCTTTCATTAATGAAGTTGGCTTCGAGGTAACTACGGGTTAAGTCATTCAACTGTTCTTTTGATAATTCAAAAATACTTTTCCAATTATCGTATTGCTCTCCCATATGCATTTCTACTTCTTTCAACTCATCAATTAAATACTCATACCATTCCCACATTAAAACGCTTGTGGCTAGTTGGTACTGTTCATGAATTTTTATTAAGGAAGTTTCTAAATCTTCTTCTCTTGAAATTTCAATTAGAGGGTTATCATCACTCGTATTTTCCAATTCTCCTCCACCTCCATTAAATAGTATTAGTGGTTCTATTCTACCACTTTTAATGGAATATTTTTAGTTTTTTTGTATAATTATATCCATTTATTAATTCCTTTTACTCAATAAAAAAGTCTCTTCAATTCTAACATGGGTAAAAATACTGGAAACATAAAAACGGCCAGCAAAATAATGCTGACCGGCAGAACCTATTCTTTTTCTAATTTTTCCTTTAGTTACAGATCGTATCCTCACAGATGTCGCGGTTTTCCATGTCGATCTGGATCGTCGTGTGATGAATGCCGTGCTCCCTGTGCAGCAGCTCGTTGGCATTTTTCAGCGCCTCCTGCTGGCTCGTTCCTTCTTTAACGACCAGATGGCAGCTGAGAGCCGGGAAGTCTGACGTGATCGACCAGACGTGCAGATCGTGGATATCCTTCACATGATCGACGGCCAGCAGCTGTTCTTTTATCTGCTTCGTATCGATTCCCTCCGGCGTCCCTTCCATGAGTACGTGCACCGAGTCCCGCAGCACACGCAGACCACTGATGAAGACAAGCAACGCAACAATCATGCTTGCGATCGGGTCAGCGAGGCTCCAGCCAAACAGCATGATTAAAATCGCCGCTATAATGGCACCGACGGAGCCGAGCAGATCTCCAAGCACGTGCAAAAACGCGCTCCGGACGTTTAAATTTTCATGATTGTCTCCGCTGTGAAGAATGCGGGCCACCACAATATTGACGATCAGACCGATGGTGGCCACGATGAGCATTCCCGTGCTCACCACAGACGGCGGATCCATTAAACGCTGAATGCCCTCGTACGTAATATAAACGGCAATCACCATCAGCGCGAGACCGTTAATAAATGCAGCCAGCACTTCAAATCGGCGGTAGCCATAAGTTTTCGACGAGGTCGCACTGCGGCTGCCGTACCATATGGCTGCAAAGCTGAGGCCGAGCGCCGCTGAATCACTCAGCATATGCCCCGCGTCAGAAAGCAGTGCCAGACTGTTCGTCCACAGGCCCCCGATCACTTCGACGACCATAAAAACAGTAATTAAAATAAATGACCACTTCAGGGCCGTTTGGTTTGTTGTTCCGTGATCATGGCTGTGCCCTTCATGCGACATAGTGTCTCCTCCCTGTTTCTTTCCTTCTATATTCAAATCATCTTTTGATTAAATTATACCACTTTCACTCTTTTATTCAAACATTCTTTTGAATAATAAAATGTCTAAATTTTTCTTTAGAAGGGAATACAGTAACGTACGTAGAAGTTAACGTTTATAAAACCTACACAAGGAGAAGATGTTTATGCACAAACTAGTCAAACAGGCAGGCCTTGGCGCCTGCGGGCTGATCGCTGCAGCCGCTGCCTATGCATTCTTTTCACCGCGGCCGGCCGCCTGGTACGTAAAGCAGGCCTTTAAGGGCGGGCTTGAAACTGAAGCCCCCGACTTTGCCGAAGCAGCCGAACAAACGGTCCAGTACCAGGATATTGACTACGAATCCCAATACCGTAACGGTCGGCTGGATGTCATTTTAACGACGAAAAAAGAAGAAAAAACGCCGGTCGTTTTTTGGATGCACGGCGGCGCTTACGTCGCAGGCGACAAGCAGGATGCTTCCAAATACGCCACCTATCTGGCTGCCTCCGGCTACAATGTGATCAATATTAATTACGCACTCGCCCCGGCCGCTGCCTATCCGGCGCCATTAATCCAGCTGGATGAAGCGTACCGCTATATTAAACGGCACGCTGATGACTACGGCATCGACCTGACCAATATTTTTTTCGCCGGCGACTCTGCGGGCGCACAGATCGTTTCCCAGTATGCGGCCATCCAGCTGAACGAGGGGTACTCCCCCTGGGTGCCGGTAAGACGGCATATTGATCCAATTTATATCAAAGGAGTGCTGCTCTTCTGCGGTCCATATGACCTGCGTCAGATCGCCGGCGCACCGCTCGGCTGGTTCAACCGCTTCCTGTTCAAGCGTATCGGCTGGTCGTACATTGGTACGTACAACTGGGAGGACGCTCCAGCACTGACGGAAATATCGATGCTGCAGCGCCCGCCGGAAAAATTCGCGCCGACCTTTATTACAGATGGCAATAAAAACTCCTTCGATACCCAGGGACGCCGGCTCGCCGCACTGTTAAGCCGCCGCGTACCCGTCCGGGACATTTTTTACGATAAGGATGAAACACCGGTCGAACACGAATATCAATTTAAAATGGATCAGCCTGCCGCCCGGCAGACGTTCCGTTCCCTGACTGCTTTTATTGATACGTACAGTCGTACGTAAACGATGAAAGGGGCCTGCTGCGCATAAATAGCGCTCAGGCCCCTTTTTGTGTATCGAGTGCTACATGTTTAACAGCGTCCCGAGGCGGTTCATGATTTCCCCGCCGTGTTCGCTGACAACCACATCGTCCTCCAGACGGATGCCGCCCCAGCCTTCAATATAAATGCCCGGCTCAATGGTAAGCACCATCCCCGCTTCAAGCAGTTCGTCGTTGCCGCCGTGAATCGACGGTGCCTCGTGCACATCCATACCGAGGCCGTGACCGACACGGGTGATAAAATGATCGCCGAAGCCGGCTTCTGTCAGCACGTCCCGGGCGGCTTTGTCCACGTCCCCAATTCTTCCGCCGTGATAGCATGCCTTTATCGCCGCTGCTTTCGCTTCCGACACGAGCTCCAGGCGTTCCTGCGTCACTTCATCAGCTCCGCCGAACACCCACGTTCGTGTCATGTCGGCGCAGAATCGTCCGTACCGCGCACCGAGATCCACCAGAATCAGGTCCCCTTTTTGCAGCCGGGCTTCTGAAGGAACACCGTGCGGATAGGCGCTTTTTTCTCCGAACAGGACGATCGTATCAAACGCTGCCCCGTCTGCTCCCTGCTTTTTCATCACCTCTTCAAGCTGATGAACGACCTCCCGTTCGGTCACTCCTTCCCAAAGTCCTTCCGCAACGGTTTCAAGCGCCCGTTCAGTAATATCCACTGCGTGCTGAATCTGCTTCAGCTCCTCCGGCGATTTCACCTGGCGGCTCTGCACCACCACGTGCTCAAAGTCTGTGTAGTGGACGCCCGGATAAATCTGCTGCAGCCTTTCGAACCTGGCCACGGACAAATGATTTTTTTGTAATGCAATCCGGACAGGATTCGGCATCTGTGTATGAAGTGCTTTTTTCACAATTTTCCACGGGTCCTCGCTATCCGTGTAGGTAACAATGCTTCCGTGCCACCCGCTTTTCTCCACCAGCGCCCTTTCCATTTCCGGACAGACGAGCACTGGCTCTCCCTCCTGAAAAAGGACAAGCAGCAACAGCCGTTCATGCGGATCCGAATAAAAGCCGCTCGCATAGTAAATATCAACTGGATTCGTGATTACGGCTGCGTCCTCCTCCCGTGCTGCTAACGCCCGGGTCCATGCTTTAACTGCCGTTTTCATTTTTTCAGCCTCCTTTTTCTTTAGTATCGCATAATTTTTTAGATGCTTTCCAGTCGTTTCCTTTATCAGGGTTTTCCCAAAGGCAAAAAAGGGAAATAGTGATAACTGAAACGACTTCCTTTTTGGCTGGGTACACATACATAGATAAAACAGCGGGGTGGTTTCGCGCATGCCGCGCAAACCATAAAGGGGGGACAGCATCTATGCAGAACCAGGAATGGATCTTTAACGATATACTTTTCTTCTCCTCCCGCAATTCAGTTCCAGTTTATAACCACGGGGGGGAAACAGTCGGCCTGCTCGAGCGTGCCGATGCCAAATCCATCGAAGTTAACACAGATCATATGCGTACCGGGGATGCCTATCGGTTTAAAGATACGCACGGCCGTACGCGGATGGCCATGGGCGTAAAAAAAGGCAAGATGCACCGGCGCCTCCGCTATCATTATATGTTTCAGCCCTGCAGCGGGGCAAATGAAATTGAGCTGCGTGACCAGATATTTTTCCCTTACTTTCGTTTTCACGTAAAAGGGCGCATTAACGATGAACAGCTCGAAATATACCAGACCCGCCATGAGCAGCTGATCGTACGGTGCGAAAAAGTAACCGTCGCTACGATTACATTTAAAAACTCCGGCTGGAAGGTTTCAGCCTCCGTCAATAAAATTCAGGATTCCTGCGTGACAACGCCGGAATTTCTCACCCTCGCCTACTGTATGTTCCGCCTGAACGATTTTGAATCCTCCGATATTAAAACGCTGTAAGCAAAGTCTGTCGCCGGGAGTTTTCTTCACCTCCTCCGAAAGGAGCACAAAACTATGGATATGTACCGCATTCATTCGAGCCATTTGGCCCTGGCTGGCTACGACCCCTTCAGTGAACTGCTTCGCATTGAATTTACCGATGGCAGCGTCTATGACTACCGCGGCGTACCCGAGCATATTTTCCCCGGCCTGATGGCCTCAGATTCCGCAGGTGAATACCACTACCAGCGCATACGTGATGTTTATCCGTACACGAAAGCTGATTAACAGGAGCACTGCCCGGTGCTCTTTTTTTATGGCCTAAGACAGTAAAAAACCCGCCTACCTTTTTAGGTAAGACGGGTGCTGCTTATCTATTGATTAGTCGACTACTGTTACTTCTACGTCCTGACGGCCAAACGCGAATGCGTCGGATTTCGTCGGCACGTGGATGTCGATGCGGTCGTCATTGATCGCTCCGCCTGTGTCTGCTGCTTCATACGTGCCCATGCCTTCGACCTTCACGGTGGAGCCAAGCGGAATCACGTCCGGGTCTACGGCGATGACGTTCGCGTCACGGTCGTTGTTCAGGTTAACGCCTGTTGCCGTGATGCCGCTGCAGCCTGCACATTCAGCTGTATAAGCAGTAGCTTCCATCGTCATGGTGTCGCCGCTGCTGTCTGCGTCACTGCTGGTGGATGCTTCTGAAGAGCTGCTGCTTTCGCTTCCAGATGATTCGGATGTGGAGGCTGCCTTCACTGCTTCGCCGCCGTCCACGTCATCGAGCGCTGCACGGGTGTTCGGTCCGATAATGCCGTCCACTACGAGTCCCTGATCACGCTGGAAGCTGCGTACGGCGCTGTCCGTGATCGGTCCGTAGATGCCGTCTACGGCGTAGTCGTAATAGCCTTCATCCTCGAGAACAGACTGTGCTTCGGACACGTCGTCCCCGCGGTCTCCTTTGTTTAATAGGTCTGCTGCGTCCGACACGGCCGGTGCTGCTGCCATAAGTCCTGTTCCGAGTGCGAAACCACCGGCCCACTTCATCGATTGACGTACAGAAAACATATATGAATACCCCCAACTGTTTGAATTTCTCTCACAGCAAGAACTATAACGAACCAGCATGGGGGACTTCAAGCTTATTAGTTAATTGTAATTACATTGTAATTTCTATGTAATTATTACTAATGATTGATAAATTCCCGTAACAATTCCTCTGTTTTTTCTTATTTTCATCAACTCCCCATGACTGGGGACTTACAGCTGCTTTATTCCGCCCATTCATACGCTCAGGCTTGGTTCTGAATTTTTTCTTCTATTACAAAGCCTTTTTGGCAACTATTACAGAAGTTTTGCTTTTTTCACGATAACAGTGGCCGGGAGCTTTGAAATAAAAAAGCTGCCCCTGAAAAAGGAGCAGCTAATCCCCTTCCTTCTGCCTGACCAGCATGCGCCTGATGCGGAGCTTGCGGTTTGTCGGCACGTAAAACACCTTTGATGTGCCTTCTTCCTTAAGAAGAGGAAAGGTTGGGAGTTTATCATCAATTTTAATAACTGTGGCAATACGGTCGTCTGACAGCTCCACCGTGGCTCCTGACGGGAAAATCTCCAGGCTTTCACACAGCCGGGCCACATAATTCATATCCACACTCTCTTCGTTCACAATAATGCGCAGGGCTTTATGGGGACTCAGCGCTTCTCTGTACGGACGATCGAGGGATAATGCTGAAAAAATGTCCACCACACCAATCAATCTGGCCAGCTCCTGTATCTTCTCCTCATCAAGAGCACGGGGATAACCCCTGCCATTCAAGCGCTCATGATGATCAAGAGCCATCAGCGCTACGCGTTCTGAAAATTCCCACTCTTTAAGCAGCGTGTATCCATGCAGCGTATGTGCCTGGACGATCCCCATTTCCTGGCCGTTTAAAGCTCCATTTTTCCATAGTATTTCCTGCGGCACCTTCAGCTTGCCCACATCATGCAGCAGACAGCCCACCGCTATCTCTCTCATGTTCGGAAAGTCCAACTCATATGCCAGAAGAGTTCCTAATATAAACACGTCAAATGAGTGCTGGTACGTATACAGGTCCCACTCCTTTATTTTGTCCATCAGCGTTTTTACTTTTGGCATTTTCATTACCGAGCAGAACATATTTTCCAGCCATTCATAGCGGCGCAGATCATTCAGTGCGAAACCAAACCGATATTCATTGCCAAGGCCAATCACGTTGTCCAAAAACAGACGCTTTAATTCCTGA
Proteins encoded in this region:
- a CDS encoding DnaJ domain-containing protein produces the protein MVKDTMSYYERLNLAPNASEAEIKQAYFTLIREYSNETHPKEFQLLTEAFKTLKDNNKRREYDEQGSNNSNDSKRLEDAWRSLKQGDFNKAISITNQILKESPGNREALQCKAYAFLHKGDGIEANIISEKLLRETPNNIDCLILGVDVKESIKEHKEAINLVRKLIELTGDIDWCLKESRLLNEIGRSEQALQSLRTNALRFESIEKAMMYKEILLLAFNLGDPEAKAEAVEKLKTVPEGSVERLQVAYWMIALYEENNLRKNHPLYINIYEIVSYLNQDQEQDIEKWLEENDVENNNYQKKSNSSHSNENKRAGATEEAFFIKKETVKMLLISFGIFILFSIFGLGWLGFIAGAVYFFVGNGKQVLKYAAIAAGVIIFFQWLMYFP
- a CDS encoding Hsp70 family protein; the encoded protein is MAIIGIDLGTTNSAVSVLKNGHPEIIPNKEGGRVTPSIVQMNFNGEIIVGQEAKDSYPSLTSQTVLEVKRLMGSEEKVSMGEESYRAEEISAHILTYLKKSAEEMLAEEVTEAVVTVPAYFSDAQRKATQKAGELAGFKVDRLINEPTAAAMAFGFENVDKNQHLLVYDLGGGTFDVSIVEMFNGVLQVKSSAGNNELGGMDFDKKIVDWITETFEKEKGFNVYVDADESEQLRREALLKEAAEKAKKTLSAQTVAKIQIPFLGIHENAPISIDLELSRAEFEKLIDPLVKLSMKEVEKALTDAGLDVSDVSEILLVGGSTRIPCVQETVENKFNRTPLKTVNPDEAVALGAAIQGGIKEGTVDKAKGLVVIDVCPYTLGVEVSKYVNDTIVHGYFDEIIPRNETIPVTETKPYYTMEDNQTEVKINIYQGENPYVKDNILLADDMILKGVPEAPAGEETINVTFEYDINGILQVEAVINSTGKKIQQAIQSQKGVMSDVEVSQSQIKIADEWDHSDLFSRAKSTIYKAEKRAEQLEGDQKQKMEKKIEMLHAALKEGKTEKVRQRQGEVTDLLIEYV
- a CDS encoding cation diffusion facilitator family transporter encodes the protein MSHEGHSHDHGTTNQTALKWSFILITVFMVVEVIGGLWTNSLALLSDAGHMLSDSAALGLSFAAIWYGSRSATSSKTYGYRRFEVLAAFINGLALMVIAVYITYEGIQRLMDPPSVVSTGMLIVATIGLIVNIVVARILHSGDNHENLNVRSAFLHVLGDLLGSVGAIIAAILIMLFGWSLADPIASMIVALLVFISGLRVLRDSVHVLMEGTPEGIDTKQIKEQLLAVDHVKDIHDLHVWSITSDFPALSCHLVVKEGTSQQEALKNANELLHREHGIHHTTIQIDMENRDICEDTICN
- a CDS encoding alpha/beta hydrolase, translated to MHKLVKQAGLGACGLIAAAAAYAFFSPRPAAWYVKQAFKGGLETEAPDFAEAAEQTVQYQDIDYESQYRNGRLDVILTTKKEEKTPVVFWMHGGAYVAGDKQDASKYATYLAASGYNVININYALAPAAAYPAPLIQLDEAYRYIKRHADDYGIDLTNIFFAGDSAGAQIVSQYAAIQLNEGYSPWVPVRRHIDPIYIKGVLLFCGPYDLRQIAGAPLGWFNRFLFKRIGWSYIGTYNWEDAPALTEISMLQRPPEKFAPTFITDGNKNSFDTQGRRLAALLSRRVPVRDIFYDKDETPVEHEYQFKMDQPAARQTFRSLTAFIDTYSRT
- a CDS encoding Xaa-Pro peptidase family protein, translated to MKTAVKAWTRALAAREEDAAVITNPVDIYYASGFYSDPHERLLLLVLFQEGEPVLVCPEMERALVEKSGWHGSIVTYTDSEDPWKIVKKALHTQMPNPVRIALQKNHLSVARFERLQQIYPGVHYTDFEHVVVQSRQVKSPEELKQIQHAVDITERALETVAEGLWEGVTEREVVHQLEEVMKKQGADGAAFDTIVLFGEKSAYPHGVPSEARLQKGDLILVDLGARYGRFCADMTRTWVFGGADEVTQERLELVSEAKAAAIKACYHGGRIGDVDKAARDVLTEAGFGDHFITRVGHGLGMDVHEAPSIHGGNDELLEAGMVLTIEPGIYIEGWGGIRLEDDVVVSEHGGEIMNRLGTLLNM
- a CDS encoding KTSC domain-containing protein, with product MDMYRIHSSHLALAGYDPFSELLRIEFTDGSVYDYRGVPEHIFPGLMASDSAGEYHYQRIRDVYPYTKAD
- a CDS encoding peptidoglycan-binding protein; amino-acid sequence: MFSVRQSMKWAGGFALGTGLMAAAPAVSDAADLLNKGDRGDDVSEAQSVLEDEGYYDYAVDGIYGPITDSAVRSFQRDQGLVVDGIIGPNTRAALDDVDGGEAVKAASTSESSGSESSSSSEASTSSDADSSGDTMTMEATAYTAECAGCSGITATGVNLNNDRDANVIAVDPDVIPLGSTVKVEGMGTYEAADTGGAINDDRIDIHVPTKSDAFAFGRQDVEVTVVD
- a CDS encoding HD-GYP domain-containing protein gives rise to the protein MTERLIKDLRPEDVLGEDVYKGNALALKKGMVLTKERIDKLQRWGIEKVEVHQAGEAAEHNQEGKQLSDQELKRLFLDNVIGLGNEYRFGFALNDLRRYEWLENMFCSVMKMPKVKTLMDKIKEWDLYTYQHSFDVFILGTLLAYELDFPNMREIAVGCLLHDVGKLKVPQEILWKNGALNGQEMGIVQAHTLHGYTLLKEWEFSERVALMALDHHERLNGRGYPRALDEEKIQELARLIGVVDIFSALSLDRPYREALSPHKALRIIVNEESVDMNYVARLCESLEIFPSGATVELSDDRIATVIKIDDKLPTFPLLKEEGTSKVFYVPTNRKLRIRRMLVRQKEGD